In one window of Microplitis demolitor isolate Queensland-Clemson2020A chromosome 4, iyMicDemo2.1a, whole genome shotgun sequence DNA:
- the LOC103570451 gene encoding uncharacterized protein LOC103570451: protein MEGDILLGSPVEHHNLYNFDEDSERGTSELTDSRLAQRNYNFAHTVDIYDEEDDTLRNLDSPIELQSNDSLPDLSGFDESEQPSSSQQKRSLNYPAEYPELYQSAYFTPSAENLNIMYDDKDYIAVDIEDELKEYDDLDECETSFNGNKNFSSDSKSAEVSEKYHRDRRKRKRYRNEDYDEIQVLPDEEEEEPEVPEVYLDPNEISPRAKNAIVITACFLLAMSVGVVVATLRMAPIIDDLGDGRRASVKRKVSARRTNSINRKNSTRQTNNNKTYHYHSDAENVNDDNKIKVVEKSLMELEQARKQRQIIIIILGIFVILVVTSVLIVIITLTRRSFRTSIATPRSSHHNYSMRIQNEELINSLHRHASTITNSTIPP from the exons ATGGAAGGAGACATTCTTCTTGGTTCTCCAGTCGAACATcataatttatacaatttcgatg AAGATAGTGAAAGAGGAACGTCGGAATTAACGGACAGCCGTTTAGCTCAGAGAAATTATAACTTTGCTCATACTGTGGATATTTATGATGAAGAGGACGATACACTCCGTAACTTAGATTCGCCTATTGAACTACAGAGCAATGATAGTTTGCCAGATTTATCGGGTTTCGATGAATCAGAACAACCTTCATCTTCACAGCAAAAGCGCTCGCTTAATTATCCCGCCGAGTATCCGGAGTTATACCAAAGTGCCTACTTTACACCTAGCGCTGAAAATTT AAACATAATGTATGATGACAAAGATTACATAGCAGTGGATATAGAGGATGAATTAAAAGAGTACGATGACTTGGACGAGTGCGAGACGTCATtcaatggaaataaaaatttttcaagtgactCAAAGTCTGCAGAGGTGTCGGAGAAATATCACCGTGACCGAAGAAAGCGTAAGAGATACAGAAATGAAGACTACGATGAGATTCAAGTGCTGCccgatgaagaagaagaagaaccCGAAGTGCCCGAAGTCTATTTAGATCCCAACGAAATTTCTCCCAGAGCTAAAAACGCAATCGTCATCACTGCCTGCTTTCTATTAGCCATGTCAGTTGGCGTCGTTGTTGCTACCCTCCGCATGGCGcctattatcgatgatctgg GCGATGGTAGGAGAGCAAGTGTTAAAAGAAAGGTATCTGCGAGACGTACGAACAGTATTAACCGTAAAAATTCCACTCGACAAACAAACAACAATAAAACCTATCACTATCACTCAGATGCTGAAAAcgttaatgatgataataaaataaaagtcgtCGAAAAATCATTAATGGAATTAGAGCAGGCGAGAAAACaaagacaaataattattattattttgggaatttttgttattttagttGTCACGTCAGTgttaattgtcattattacACTTACCCGAAGGTCATTTCGAACCTCAATCGCTACTCCACGGTCTTCACACCATAATTATTCTA TGAGAATACAAAATGAAGAACTCATTAATTCATTGCATCGTCATGCATCAACTATCACTAATTCTACAATCCCgccataa
- the LOC103570440 gene encoding facilitated trehalose transporter Tret1 — translation MNTQDTKQWPQYLAAITATLSMAIAGSHIGWTSPSLPYLKSDDSHLPMTNDDSSWIASFFLLGSVPGNLLAAFIVDVIGRKRSLLAAGLPLTLGWLLIIFARNAYYLYASRFISGFGMGIVYVVCPMYIGEIADKRIRGALGTFIKLMVTFGELYAHAVGPFVTFHELAYSCLIIPLVFFSSFIWMPESPYFLVMKNQHREAEASLKALRRYRTKNGLQEDLDQMTKDVLMDMNNRAGFRDLFLSEGNRKGLTICFGLQLILQFSGIAAIESYTQEIVAPSESGLAPGLTVIVLSVCQMFAGLGAAVMVDKLGRRPLLMSTTFCAAIVLMISSAFYVMKIEFGYPLKGLGWILDASVILYEFIIALGLNPLPYMMLGELFPTNVKGVAVSIANIWGSLLAFFVAKMFQVVTDTCGMYASFAWFAASCVLGLIFIQWFVPETKGKSLGEIQDELNCRKKVKTVIQEIYIKTIDF, via the exons ATGAACACGCAGGACACTAAACAATGGCCTCAGTATTTAGCTGCTATTaccg cAACACTATCAATGGCGATCGCAGGATCTCACATCGGCTGGACTTCTCCTAGTCTCCCATACTTAAAATCCGATGACTCTCATCTTCCAATGACCAACGACGACAGTTCCTGGATCGCCTCCTTCTTCTTGCTGGGTTCGGTCCCTGGAAACCTGCTAGCAGCTTTTATAGTTGACGTGATCGGTCGCAAGCGAAGTCTTCTAGCTGCCGGACTTCCCCTTACATTGGGCTGGCTCTTAATAATCTTCGCCCGTAATGCTTACTATCTCTACGCTTCGCGATTTATCAGCGGATTTGGGATGGGCATCGTCTACGTCGTCTGTCCCATGTACATCGGCGAGATCGCCGACAAGCGAATCCGCGGGGCCCTcggaacttttattaaattgatggTGACCTTCGGTGAGCTCTATGCCCATGCCGTTGGGCCCTTCGTAACTTTTCACGAGCTAGCCTACTCCTGCCTGATAATTCCCTTGGTCTTCTTCAGCAGCTTCATTTGGATGCCCGAGTCTCCCTATTTTCTGGTGATGAAGAACCAGCATCGAGAAGCTGAAGCCTCTCTCAAGGCCCTTAGAAGGTACAGGACCAAAAATGGACTTCAAGAGGACCTAGACCAGATGACCAAAGACGTACTGATGGATATGAACAACCGGGCAGGCTTCCGGGATCTCTTTCTCAGTGAAGGCAATCGCAAAGGCCTTACGATCTGCTTCGGACTCCAATTGATCCTCCAATTCAGCGGAATAGCGGCGATTGAGTCGTACACCCAAGAAATAGTCGCACCAAGTGAATCGGGATTAGCTCCCGGGCTGACGGTTATTGTCCTGAGCGTCTGCCAAATGTTCGCTGGACTTGGAGCCGCGGTAATGGTCGACAAATTGGGCAGACGACCATTGCTAATGAGCACTACCTTCTGCGCGGCCATTGTTCTGATGATTTCCAGCGCGTTCTATGTCATGAAAATCGAATTCGGTTACCCTTTGAAAGGGCTCGGGTGGATATTAGACGCCTCTGTTATTTTGTACGAGTTTATAATCGCTTTGGGCCTGAACCCCTTGCCGTACATGATGTTGGGCGAGCTGTTTCCAACCAACGTCAAGGGGGTCGCAGTATCGATAGCAAATATTTGGGGCTCACTGCTAGCATTTTTTGTCGCCAAAATGTTCCAAGTTGTCACTGACACTTGTGGTATGTATGCGTCATTTGCGTGGTTCGCGGCATCGTGTGTTCTGGGACTTATTTTTATCCAGTGGTTTGTACCAGAGACTAAAGGTAAGTCACTAGGGGAGATTCAAGATGAGCTTAACTGTAGGAAAAAGGTCAAAACGGTTATTCaggaaatttatattaaaactattgatttttaa